A genome region from Populus alba chromosome 5, ASM523922v2, whole genome shotgun sequence includes the following:
- the LOC118047634 gene encoding E3 ubiquitin-protein ligase JMJ24 isoform X4: MDHPRSSLANGEENGGGIPDDLRCKRSDGKQWRCTAMSMPDKTVCEKHYIQAKKRAANSALRASLKKAKRRSLGERDIYLKSKSDDFDIPLVNMKVEEEQPFFVPSKRHNEKVPKSQSRYSPETSIRSLSGLNSQKLNDDSQRDFKFEENRRSYKTPPLLTMDSSKSISQRSFDASAMTEYSDASTDSSEDVGGQTCHQCRRNDRNRVIWCPRCDKRGFCDNCISEWYSDIPLEEIEKVCPACRGICNCRSCLRGDNMVKLQVRIREIPVLDKLQYLHCLLSSVLPIVKQIHHEQCFEVELEQRLCGTDIDLVRAKLNADEQMCCNICRIPIIDYHRHCANCSYDLCLHCCQDLRGASKHGVGTEVNENQIDRRIQDKETLSKFVIDSRGRINLSDKYQGWKANNDGSIPCPPKEHGGCNYSSLNLSRIFKMNWVAKLVKNVEEMVIGCKVYDADTPQKSGLNDSTLCQYAHRDDSDDNFLYCPLSEDIKVDGINKFRKHWVRGEPVIVKQVFDSSSISSWDPMAIWRGVRETSDEKIKDENRTVKAIDCLHWSEVDIDLDQFIRGYSEGRMQENGSLEMLKLKDWPSPSASEEFLLYQRPEFISKLPFLEFIHSRLGILNVAAKLPHYSLQNDVGPKICISYGSHEELGVGNSVINLHFKMRDMVYLLVHTCEAKAKHCQENGSFDPEKSLEEVRLPDISLGGCNIQDEVKTAEEKNEKMEDQGVDNTTSIEELERIEDQGAGRTTSAPEVERTETIRMEEVEGMECQQLRKNHDDMPVEIHTGVSWDVFRRQDVPKFTDYLRTHCEDLWKPDNTVHDFATRPLYDGTVFLNGFHKRQLKEEFGVEPWSFEQHLGQAVFVPAGCPFQVRNLQSNVQLGLDFLSPESLGMASRLAEEIRCLPNEHEAKLQVLEVGKMSLYAASSAIKEVQKLVLDPKLGAEIGFEDPNLTAAVSENLKKVAKPRQISCA; encoded by the exons ATGGATCACCCACGATCATCCTTGGCTAATGGTGAGGAGAATGGTGGTGGGATTCCTGATGACTTGCGCTGCAAGAGGTCAGACGGGAAACAGTGGAGATGCACTGCCATGTCTATGCCAGATAAAACTGTTTGTGAGAAGCATTATATTCAGGCGAAGAAGAGGGCAGCTAATTCTGCCTTGAGAGCCAGTCTGAAGAAGGCCAAAAGAAGATCGCTAGGTGAAAGAGATATTTACTTGAAGAGCAAGagtgatgattttgatatacCACTTGTGAACATGAAAGTTGAAGAGGAACAACCGTTTTTTGTTCCATCAAAGAGGCATAACGAGAAAGTACCAAAAAGTCAGTCTCGCTATTCTCCTGAAACATCTATAAGGAGTTTGTCTGGTCTGAATTCTCAAAAACTAAATGATGATTCGCAAAGAGATTTCAAGTTTGAAGAGAATCGGAGGTCGTATAAGACGCCTCCTCTTTTAACTATGGATTCATCCAAGAGCATATCACAAAGAAGCTTTGATGCCAGTGCTATGACA GAATACTCTGATGCAAGCACAGATTCTTCTGAAGACGTTGGTGGACAAACTTGTCATCAGTGCCGAAGGAATGACAGAAATAGAGTTATTTGGTGTCCCAGATGTGACAAGAGAGGTTTTTGTGATAATTGTATCTCTGAATG GTACTCGGACATTCCACTGGAAGAAATTGAGAAGGTTTGTCCTGCATGTCGTGGGATCTGCAATTGCAGGAGTTGCTTGCGAGGAGATAATATGGTAAAG TTGCAGGTGAGAATACGAGAGATACCTGTTCTAGACAAATTACAATATCTCCACTGCCTATTATCTTCAGTGCTTCCTATAGTTAAGCAGATCCATCACGAACAATGCTTTGAAGTAGAGCTGGAACAGAGGCTGTGTG GAACTGATATAGATCTGGTCCGGGCCAAATTGAATGCCGATGAGCAGATGTGCTG CAATATATGTAGGATACCAATCATTGATTATCATCGGCATTGTGCAAATTGCTCGTATGATCTGTGCCTCCATTGCTGTCAAGATCTTCGAGGAGCATCAAAACATGGTGTTGGAACTGAAGTGAATGAAAACCAGATTGACAGGAGAATTCAAGACAAAGAGACCCTATCAAAATTTGTGATAGACTCCCGAGGAAGAATAAATTTATCAGATAAGTACCAAGGCTGGAAGGCAAACAATGATGGCAGCATTCCATGCCCTCCAAAGGAGCACGGTGGTTGTAATTACTCATCATTGAACCTAAGCCGTATTTTCAAGATGAATTGGGtagcaaaacttgtgaaaaatgtGGAGGAAATGGTCATTGGCTGCAAGGTCTATGATGCTGACACTCCACAGAAATCTGGGTTGAATGATTCCACACTCTGCCAGTATGCTCATAGAGATGACAGTGATGATAATTTCTTATATTGCCCCTTATCTGAAGATATAAAAGTTGATGGGATAAACAAGTTTAGAAAACATTGGGTCAGAGGCGAACCTGTTATTGTGAAGCAGGTATTTGACAGCTCATCCATATCAAGCTGGGATCCAATGGCCATATGGAGGGGGGTCCGGGAAACATCAGAcgagaaaataaaagatgaaaacaGAACAGTGAAGGCCATAGATTGCTTACACTGGTCTGAG GTTGATATTGATCTTGATCAGTTTATCAGAGGATACTCCGAGGGACGAATGCAGGAAAACGGTTCACTAGAGATGTTGAAGTTGAAGGATTGGCCTTCCCCCAGTGCTTCTGAAGAGTTCTTATTATACCAGAGACCTGAATTTATCAGTAAACTGCCTTTCCTTGAATTCATCCATTCGAGGTTGGGTATTTTAAATGTTGCTGCAAAGTTGCCCCATTACTCTTTGCAGAATGATGTAGGACCTAAGATTTGTATATCATATGGGAGCCATGAGGAACTCGGTGTGGGCAATTCTGTAATCAATCTTCATTTCAAAATGCGTGACATG GTATACTTATTGGTGCATACATGTGAAGCAAAGGCAAAACATTGCCAGGAGAATGGCTCATTTGACCCAGAAAAGAGCTTGGAGGAGGTAAGGTTGCCTGATATATCACTTGGTGGGTGTAACATACAAGATGAAGTGAAGACAGCTgaagaaaagaatgagaaaatgGAGGATCAAGGGGTTGATAATACCACTAGCATTGAAGAGCTTGAGAGAATTGAAGATCAAGGGGCTGGAAGAACCACCAGTGCTCCAGAGGTTGAGAGAACGGAAACCATCAGAATGGAAGAGGTTGAGGGAATGGAGTGTCAGCAGTTGAGGAAAAATCATGATGATATGCCTGTAGAGATTCACACAGGAGTTAGTTGGGATGTCTTTCGTCGGCAGGATGTTCCTAAGTTCACTGACTATTTGCGAACACACTGTGAGGACCTTTGGAAGCCTGACAACACAGTGCATGATTTT GCCACACGTCCCCTTTATGATGGAACAGTTTTCCTAAATGGGTTTCATAAGAGACAATTGAAGGAAGAATTTG GGGTTGAACCATGGTCATTTGAACAGCACCTGGGGCAAGCTGTATTCGTCCCTGCTGGCTGCCCTTTCCAAGTGAGGAATCTTCAG TCCAATGTTCAGTTGGGTCTTGATTTCTTATCTCCTGAAAGTCTGGGGATGGCTTCTAGATTGGCAGAAGAAATTCGCTGTCTTCCAAATGAACACGAAGCAAAACTTCAAGTTTTGGAG GTGGGTAAGATGTCACTCTATGCTGCTAGTTCAGCCATTAAAGAAGTCCAGAAATTGGTGCTTGATCCTAA GCTTGGAGCAGAAATTGGATTCGAGGATCCTAATTTAACTGCAGCAGTTTCTGAGAACTTGAAGAAGGTTGCTAAGCCAAGACAGATAAGTTGTGCTTAA
- the LOC118047634 gene encoding E3 ubiquitin-protein ligase JMJ24 isoform X6 → MDHPRSSLANGEENGGGIPDDLRCKRSDGKQWRCTAMSMPDKTVCEKHYIQAKKRAANSALRASLKKAKRRSLGERDIYLKSKSDDFDIPLVNMKVEEEQPFFVPSKRHNEKVPKSQSRYSPETSIRSLSGLNSQKLNDDSQRDFKFEENRRSYKTPPLLTMDSSKSISQRSFDASAMTEYSDASTDSSEDVGGQTCHQCRRNDRNRVIWCPRCDKRGFCDNCISEWYSDIPLEEIEKVCPACRGICNCRSCLRGDNMVKVRIREIPVLDKLQYLHCLLSSVLPIVKQIHHEQCFEVELEQRLCGTDIDLVRAKLNADEQMCCNICRIPIIDYHRHCANCSYDLCLHCCQDLRGASKHGVGTEVNENQIDRRIQDKETLSKFVIDSRGRINLSDKYQGWKANNDGSIPCPPKEHGGCNYSSLNLSRIFKMNWVAKLVKNVEEMVIGCKVYDADTPQKSGLNDSTLCQYAHRDDSDDNFLYCPLSEDIKVDGINKFRKHWVRGEPVIVKQVFDSSSISSWDPMAIWRGVRETSDEKIKDENRTVKAIDCLHWSEVDIDLDQFIRGYSEGRMQENGSLEMLKLKDWPSPSASEEFLLYQRPEFISKLPFLEFIHSRLGILNVAAKLPHYSLQNDVGPKICISYGSHEELGVGNSVINLHFKMRDMVYLLVHTCEAKAKHCQENGSFDPEKSLEEVRLPDISLGGCNIQDEVKTAEEKNEKMEDQGVDNTTSIEELERIEDQGAGRTTSAPEVERTETIRMEEVEGMECQQLRKNHDDMPVEIHTGVSWDVFRRQDVPKFTDYLRTHCEDLWKPDNTVHDFATRPLYDGTVFLNGFHKRQLKEEFGVEPWSFEQHLGQAVFVPAGCPFQVRNLQSNVQLGLDFLSPESLGMASRLAEEIRCLPNEHEAKLQVLEVGKMSLYAASSAIKEVQKLVLDPKLGAEIGFEDPNLTAAVSENLKKVAKPRQISCA, encoded by the exons ATGGATCACCCACGATCATCCTTGGCTAATGGTGAGGAGAATGGTGGTGGGATTCCTGATGACTTGCGCTGCAAGAGGTCAGACGGGAAACAGTGGAGATGCACTGCCATGTCTATGCCAGATAAAACTGTTTGTGAGAAGCATTATATTCAGGCGAAGAAGAGGGCAGCTAATTCTGCCTTGAGAGCCAGTCTGAAGAAGGCCAAAAGAAGATCGCTAGGTGAAAGAGATATTTACTTGAAGAGCAAGagtgatgattttgatatacCACTTGTGAACATGAAAGTTGAAGAGGAACAACCGTTTTTTGTTCCATCAAAGAGGCATAACGAGAAAGTACCAAAAAGTCAGTCTCGCTATTCTCCTGAAACATCTATAAGGAGTTTGTCTGGTCTGAATTCTCAAAAACTAAATGATGATTCGCAAAGAGATTTCAAGTTTGAAGAGAATCGGAGGTCGTATAAGACGCCTCCTCTTTTAACTATGGATTCATCCAAGAGCATATCACAAAGAAGCTTTGATGCCAGTGCTATGACA GAATACTCTGATGCAAGCACAGATTCTTCTGAAGACGTTGGTGGACAAACTTGTCATCAGTGCCGAAGGAATGACAGAAATAGAGTTATTTGGTGTCCCAGATGTGACAAGAGAGGTTTTTGTGATAATTGTATCTCTGAATG GTACTCGGACATTCCACTGGAAGAAATTGAGAAGGTTTGTCCTGCATGTCGTGGGATCTGCAATTGCAGGAGTTGCTTGCGAGGAGATAATATGGTAAAG GTGAGAATACGAGAGATACCTGTTCTAGACAAATTACAATATCTCCACTGCCTATTATCTTCAGTGCTTCCTATAGTTAAGCAGATCCATCACGAACAATGCTTTGAAGTAGAGCTGGAACAGAGGCTGTGTG GAACTGATATAGATCTGGTCCGGGCCAAATTGAATGCCGATGAGCAGATGTGCTG CAATATATGTAGGATACCAATCATTGATTATCATCGGCATTGTGCAAATTGCTCGTATGATCTGTGCCTCCATTGCTGTCAAGATCTTCGAGGAGCATCAAAACATGGTGTTGGAACTGAAGTGAATGAAAACCAGATTGACAGGAGAATTCAAGACAAAGAGACCCTATCAAAATTTGTGATAGACTCCCGAGGAAGAATAAATTTATCAGATAAGTACCAAGGCTGGAAGGCAAACAATGATGGCAGCATTCCATGCCCTCCAAAGGAGCACGGTGGTTGTAATTACTCATCATTGAACCTAAGCCGTATTTTCAAGATGAATTGGGtagcaaaacttgtgaaaaatgtGGAGGAAATGGTCATTGGCTGCAAGGTCTATGATGCTGACACTCCACAGAAATCTGGGTTGAATGATTCCACACTCTGCCAGTATGCTCATAGAGATGACAGTGATGATAATTTCTTATATTGCCCCTTATCTGAAGATATAAAAGTTGATGGGATAAACAAGTTTAGAAAACATTGGGTCAGAGGCGAACCTGTTATTGTGAAGCAGGTATTTGACAGCTCATCCATATCAAGCTGGGATCCAATGGCCATATGGAGGGGGGTCCGGGAAACATCAGAcgagaaaataaaagatgaaaacaGAACAGTGAAGGCCATAGATTGCTTACACTGGTCTGAG GTTGATATTGATCTTGATCAGTTTATCAGAGGATACTCCGAGGGACGAATGCAGGAAAACGGTTCACTAGAGATGTTGAAGTTGAAGGATTGGCCTTCCCCCAGTGCTTCTGAAGAGTTCTTATTATACCAGAGACCTGAATTTATCAGTAAACTGCCTTTCCTTGAATTCATCCATTCGAGGTTGGGTATTTTAAATGTTGCTGCAAAGTTGCCCCATTACTCTTTGCAGAATGATGTAGGACCTAAGATTTGTATATCATATGGGAGCCATGAGGAACTCGGTGTGGGCAATTCTGTAATCAATCTTCATTTCAAAATGCGTGACATG GTATACTTATTGGTGCATACATGTGAAGCAAAGGCAAAACATTGCCAGGAGAATGGCTCATTTGACCCAGAAAAGAGCTTGGAGGAGGTAAGGTTGCCTGATATATCACTTGGTGGGTGTAACATACAAGATGAAGTGAAGACAGCTgaagaaaagaatgagaaaatgGAGGATCAAGGGGTTGATAATACCACTAGCATTGAAGAGCTTGAGAGAATTGAAGATCAAGGGGCTGGAAGAACCACCAGTGCTCCAGAGGTTGAGAGAACGGAAACCATCAGAATGGAAGAGGTTGAGGGAATGGAGTGTCAGCAGTTGAGGAAAAATCATGATGATATGCCTGTAGAGATTCACACAGGAGTTAGTTGGGATGTCTTTCGTCGGCAGGATGTTCCTAAGTTCACTGACTATTTGCGAACACACTGTGAGGACCTTTGGAAGCCTGACAACACAGTGCATGATTTT GCCACACGTCCCCTTTATGATGGAACAGTTTTCCTAAATGGGTTTCATAAGAGACAATTGAAGGAAGAATTTG GGGTTGAACCATGGTCATTTGAACAGCACCTGGGGCAAGCTGTATTCGTCCCTGCTGGCTGCCCTTTCCAAGTGAGGAATCTTCAG TCCAATGTTCAGTTGGGTCTTGATTTCTTATCTCCTGAAAGTCTGGGGATGGCTTCTAGATTGGCAGAAGAAATTCGCTGTCTTCCAAATGAACACGAAGCAAAACTTCAAGTTTTGGAG GTGGGTAAGATGTCACTCTATGCTGCTAGTTCAGCCATTAAAGAAGTCCAGAAATTGGTGCTTGATCCTAA GCTTGGAGCAGAAATTGGATTCGAGGATCCTAATTTAACTGCAGCAGTTTCTGAGAACTTGAAGAAGGTTGCTAAGCCAAGACAGATAAGTTGTGCTTAA
- the LOC118047634 gene encoding E3 ubiquitin-protein ligase JMJ24 isoform X1, which yields MDHPRSSLANGEENGGGIPDDLRCKRSDGKQWRCTAMSMPDKTVCEKHYIQAKKRAANSALRASLKKAKRRSLGERDIYLKSKSDDFDIPLVNMKVEEEQPFFVPSKRHNEKVPKSQSRYSPETSIRSLSGLNSQKLNDDSQRDFKFEENRRSYKTPPLLTMDSSKSISQRSFDASAMTEYSDASTDSSEDVGGQTCHQCRRNDRNRVIWCPRCDKRGFCDNCISEWYSDIPLEEIEKVCPACRGICNCRSCLRGDNMVKLQVRIREIPVLDKLQYLHCLLSSVLPIVKQIHHEQCFEVELEQRLCGTDIDLVRAKLNADEQMCWYINNICRIPIIDYHRHCANCSYDLCLHCCQDLRGASKHGVGTEVNENQIDRRIQDKETLSKFVIDSRGRINLSDKYQGWKANNDGSIPCPPKEHGGCNYSSLNLSRIFKMNWVAKLVKNVEEMVIGCKVYDADTPQKSGLNDSTLCQYAHRDDSDDNFLYCPLSEDIKVDGINKFRKHWVRGEPVIVKQVFDSSSISSWDPMAIWRGVRETSDEKIKDENRTVKAIDCLHWSEVDIDLDQFIRGYSEGRMQENGSLEMLKLKDWPSPSASEEFLLYQRPEFISKLPFLEFIHSRLGILNVAAKLPHYSLQNDVGPKICISYGSHEELGVGNSVINLHFKMRDMVYLLVHTCEAKAKHCQENGSFDPEKSLEEVRLPDISLGGCNIQDEVKTAEEKNEKMEDQGVDNTTSIEELERIEDQGAGRTTSAPEVERTETIRMEEVEGMECQQLRKNHDDMPVEIHTGVSWDVFRRQDVPKFTDYLRTHCEDLWKPDNTVHDFATRPLYDGTVFLNGFHKRQLKEEFGVEPWSFEQHLGQAVFVPAGCPFQVRNLQSNVQLGLDFLSPESLGMASRLAEEIRCLPNEHEAKLQVLEVGKMSLYAASSAIKEVQKLVLDPKLGAEIGFEDPNLTAAVSENLKKVAKPRQISCA from the exons ATGGATCACCCACGATCATCCTTGGCTAATGGTGAGGAGAATGGTGGTGGGATTCCTGATGACTTGCGCTGCAAGAGGTCAGACGGGAAACAGTGGAGATGCACTGCCATGTCTATGCCAGATAAAACTGTTTGTGAGAAGCATTATATTCAGGCGAAGAAGAGGGCAGCTAATTCTGCCTTGAGAGCCAGTCTGAAGAAGGCCAAAAGAAGATCGCTAGGTGAAAGAGATATTTACTTGAAGAGCAAGagtgatgattttgatatacCACTTGTGAACATGAAAGTTGAAGAGGAACAACCGTTTTTTGTTCCATCAAAGAGGCATAACGAGAAAGTACCAAAAAGTCAGTCTCGCTATTCTCCTGAAACATCTATAAGGAGTTTGTCTGGTCTGAATTCTCAAAAACTAAATGATGATTCGCAAAGAGATTTCAAGTTTGAAGAGAATCGGAGGTCGTATAAGACGCCTCCTCTTTTAACTATGGATTCATCCAAGAGCATATCACAAAGAAGCTTTGATGCCAGTGCTATGACA GAATACTCTGATGCAAGCACAGATTCTTCTGAAGACGTTGGTGGACAAACTTGTCATCAGTGCCGAAGGAATGACAGAAATAGAGTTATTTGGTGTCCCAGATGTGACAAGAGAGGTTTTTGTGATAATTGTATCTCTGAATG GTACTCGGACATTCCACTGGAAGAAATTGAGAAGGTTTGTCCTGCATGTCGTGGGATCTGCAATTGCAGGAGTTGCTTGCGAGGAGATAATATGGTAAAG TTGCAGGTGAGAATACGAGAGATACCTGTTCTAGACAAATTACAATATCTCCACTGCCTATTATCTTCAGTGCTTCCTATAGTTAAGCAGATCCATCACGAACAATGCTTTGAAGTAGAGCTGGAACAGAGGCTGTGTG GAACTGATATAGATCTGGTCCGGGCCAAATTGAATGCCGATGAGCAGATGTGCTGGTATATTAA CAATATATGTAGGATACCAATCATTGATTATCATCGGCATTGTGCAAATTGCTCGTATGATCTGTGCCTCCATTGCTGTCAAGATCTTCGAGGAGCATCAAAACATGGTGTTGGAACTGAAGTGAATGAAAACCAGATTGACAGGAGAATTCAAGACAAAGAGACCCTATCAAAATTTGTGATAGACTCCCGAGGAAGAATAAATTTATCAGATAAGTACCAAGGCTGGAAGGCAAACAATGATGGCAGCATTCCATGCCCTCCAAAGGAGCACGGTGGTTGTAATTACTCATCATTGAACCTAAGCCGTATTTTCAAGATGAATTGGGtagcaaaacttgtgaaaaatgtGGAGGAAATGGTCATTGGCTGCAAGGTCTATGATGCTGACACTCCACAGAAATCTGGGTTGAATGATTCCACACTCTGCCAGTATGCTCATAGAGATGACAGTGATGATAATTTCTTATATTGCCCCTTATCTGAAGATATAAAAGTTGATGGGATAAACAAGTTTAGAAAACATTGGGTCAGAGGCGAACCTGTTATTGTGAAGCAGGTATTTGACAGCTCATCCATATCAAGCTGGGATCCAATGGCCATATGGAGGGGGGTCCGGGAAACATCAGAcgagaaaataaaagatgaaaacaGAACAGTGAAGGCCATAGATTGCTTACACTGGTCTGAG GTTGATATTGATCTTGATCAGTTTATCAGAGGATACTCCGAGGGACGAATGCAGGAAAACGGTTCACTAGAGATGTTGAAGTTGAAGGATTGGCCTTCCCCCAGTGCTTCTGAAGAGTTCTTATTATACCAGAGACCTGAATTTATCAGTAAACTGCCTTTCCTTGAATTCATCCATTCGAGGTTGGGTATTTTAAATGTTGCTGCAAAGTTGCCCCATTACTCTTTGCAGAATGATGTAGGACCTAAGATTTGTATATCATATGGGAGCCATGAGGAACTCGGTGTGGGCAATTCTGTAATCAATCTTCATTTCAAAATGCGTGACATG GTATACTTATTGGTGCATACATGTGAAGCAAAGGCAAAACATTGCCAGGAGAATGGCTCATTTGACCCAGAAAAGAGCTTGGAGGAGGTAAGGTTGCCTGATATATCACTTGGTGGGTGTAACATACAAGATGAAGTGAAGACAGCTgaagaaaagaatgagaaaatgGAGGATCAAGGGGTTGATAATACCACTAGCATTGAAGAGCTTGAGAGAATTGAAGATCAAGGGGCTGGAAGAACCACCAGTGCTCCAGAGGTTGAGAGAACGGAAACCATCAGAATGGAAGAGGTTGAGGGAATGGAGTGTCAGCAGTTGAGGAAAAATCATGATGATATGCCTGTAGAGATTCACACAGGAGTTAGTTGGGATGTCTTTCGTCGGCAGGATGTTCCTAAGTTCACTGACTATTTGCGAACACACTGTGAGGACCTTTGGAAGCCTGACAACACAGTGCATGATTTT GCCACACGTCCCCTTTATGATGGAACAGTTTTCCTAAATGGGTTTCATAAGAGACAATTGAAGGAAGAATTTG GGGTTGAACCATGGTCATTTGAACAGCACCTGGGGCAAGCTGTATTCGTCCCTGCTGGCTGCCCTTTCCAAGTGAGGAATCTTCAG TCCAATGTTCAGTTGGGTCTTGATTTCTTATCTCCTGAAAGTCTGGGGATGGCTTCTAGATTGGCAGAAGAAATTCGCTGTCTTCCAAATGAACACGAAGCAAAACTTCAAGTTTTGGAG GTGGGTAAGATGTCACTCTATGCTGCTAGTTCAGCCATTAAAGAAGTCCAGAAATTGGTGCTTGATCCTAA GCTTGGAGCAGAAATTGGATTCGAGGATCCTAATTTAACTGCAGCAGTTTCTGAGAACTTGAAGAAGGTTGCTAAGCCAAGACAGATAAGTTGTGCTTAA